The following is a genomic window from Prevotella sp. E13-17.
TTGACGCAGTCAACGGGTGTGCCGTTGCTCGACCATATCTGCAGTCCTTCCTCCTCATGACGCAAGTCGAGACGCAGGGGAGTGGTTGCAGAAAAAGCACATGAGAAACCAGAGCGTGCCGAATCGGGTGCACATACGATGATGTCGCCAAGGTGTCTCAGCATATCGGTCAGACTATTGATGCCCTTGGCTTGATAGCCATCGTCGTTAGAAATAAGGATGAGCGGTTTTTTACTTGTCATTATTTAAAATTAATTTCTTGCAAAGGTAACTATTCTTTTTGAGAAAAGTAAAGTCGGGCGGAGAATAATTCTAAAAATAATTGAAATAATATAAGTGAAACATTCATTGTTTCACAGAAAAGTTGTATCTTTGCAGTTCAAAACTATAAAGGAGAAAAGATTGAAATGGGAAAGATAATCGCATTAGCTAACCAAAAGGGTGGTGTAGGTAAGACCACCACAACAATCAATCTGGCAGCTTCGCTGGCTACCCTTGAGAAGACGGTTCTCGTAGTCGATGCAGACCCACAGGCCAATGCTTCAAGTGGACTGGGCGTGGATATCAAGCAGGTGGACTGCTCTATCTACGAATGTATCATCGATAAGGCCGATGTGCGCGAGGCTATCTATACCACAGATATAGAGGGACTCGACATCATTCCTAGCCATATCGACCTGGTCGGTGCAGAGATTGAAATGCTGAACCTGGACAATCGAGAGAAGGTGATCAAGAAATTGCTGGATCCTATCCGTGCTGAATATGACTATATCCTCATCGACTGCTCGCCTTCATTGGGTCTTATCACTGTGAATTCGCTGACGGCGGCCGACTCGG
Proteins encoded in this region:
- a CDS encoding ParA family protein yields the protein MGKIIALANQKGGVGKTTTTINLAASLATLEKTVLVVDADPQANASSGLGVDIKQVDCSIYECIIDKADVREAIYTTDIEGLDIIPSHIDLVGAEIEMLNLDNREKVIKKLLDPIRAEYDYILIDCSPSLGLITVNSLTAADSVIIPVQCEYFALEGISKLLNTIKIIKSKLNPKLEIEGFLLTMYDSRLRLANQIYDEVKRHFQELVFKTVIQRNVKLSESPSHGLPVILYDADSTGSKNHLTLAKEIISKNK